In the genome of Chryseobacterium sp. 52, the window CATTTGAGGCTGTACTTTCGGTATCTCCCTATTACAATAAACCTAATCAGGAGGGACTTTATCAGCATTATAAAGTATTGGCTTCTACCGGGAAAAATATTATTATTTATAATGTTCCTTCAAGAACAGGACAGAATGTTGATGCAGAGACAACGCTTCGTTTAGCAAATGAATTTCCTAACCTATTCATGATCAAAGAAGCAGCGCCGAGCATTCTTCAGTATTTCGATATTTTAAGAAAAAAACCTGAAGGATTTTCACTGGTTTCCGGAGATGATGAATATACACTTCCTGTAACTTTAGCAGGTGGAAACGGAGTAATTTCTGTAATCGGACAAGGGTATCCAAAAGAATTTTCTACAATGGTTCAATTGGCTTTTGAAGGGAAAGTGAAAGAAGCCTACGAAATTCACAATAAATTGGTAGAAATCACAAGATTGATTTTTGCAGAAGGAAATCCTTGCGGAATTAAAGTGATTCTGACAGAAAAAGGAATCATCAAAAATTATCTGAGACTTCCTCTTGTTCCTGCTTCAGAAGGTCTTTATGCAAAGATTAAAGCTGAAATGTCAAAAATTTAATTAACCGTCAATTGTGAATTTTGCTTCGCAAGTGAATACTGAATCTTTACATATAATTTAAAAACTCAGTATTGACCATTCACATTGATATCAAAATAATAAAGGTGGAAAGTTCAGGCTTTTCACTTTTTTTAATCATAAAATTATGAAATTAATAGCAGCAACCGGGAAAGATATTCCTCTTATTCAGGATCTGGCGAGAAGATCCTGGGAAAATGCTTATGCTGAGATTCTTTCTCAGGAGCAGATGGATTATATGCTTTCCGAAATGTATTCCGAAGCTGAAATTGGCAAGCATCTCATGAGTCCGGATTATCATTATTACCTGCTTCAGGATGAAAATAATGGTACTTATGAAGGTTTTATCGGGTATGAACATCATTATGAGGCGGGAGTAACTAAGCTTCACCGCATCTATTTGGTTCCTGAAAGTAAAGGAAAAGGCTTTGGTAAAAGTGCCTTACAGTTCCTGAATGATAAAGTATCTGAAAACGGAGATCAGAGGATTATTTTGAATGTCAATAAACATAATGCTGCCCGAGACTTCTATGAATCCCAGGGATACACGGTCTACGGTGAAGGAATATTTGACATTGGAAATGGTTTTGTCATGGATGATTTTCTGATGGAATTCTTAATTCACAAATAATTGACTTAAAATTGTGTAACATTTAATTTTAATTCTATAACATGTGATGTTTCTTTTTACGTCATCTTTGTATCAGAACCAAATCACTTTCAATAATACATTCATATGCTTGGTTTTGAGCTTTAGTAGCTTTCTATCAGTATATTTTTTTCATCCTTAGTGTTTAATTCCTGTATTCAATATGCAGGAGTTTTTTTTGTTTTTATATGTTATGTTAAAAATATTCAATCTATTTCACTTTTAAATGAAATAAATTATTATATTTACTAAGAAATTTGACACACTTATATCAGGATGAAAATGTATGTAAAATTTGACTTCAACGCTCTTTGTAAGAAAGTGTTGGATGAAAAACTAAAAGAGCACGGGTTGAAATACCGTCTCCTCAACTTTGGAGAAGTGGAATTCTATGAACCCATTACGCAGGAGCAGCATAATCTTTTTAAGAAGAATCTTAAAGATTACGGGATAGAGATTATTGAAAGCCAAAAGACAGCTTTGGTACAGAAAATAAAAGATGTCATTGTAGAACTTGTTTTTTCTGAAAACGCGGTTCCTATAAAAGCATCTATTTATATTGCTGAAAAACTGAATCACAGCTACGGATATCTTTCCAATCTCTTTTCGGAGGTTGCCTATACATCAATAGAAAATTTTATTATCCTGCAGAAAATTGAGTATGCAAAAGAGCTGATCTTAAATAATAAGCAGAGCCTTACGGAAATCGCCCATAAATTGAATTATTCGAGTGTAGCCCATTTAAGCACCCAGTTTAAAAATACAACAGGAATCACACCTTCCCAGTTTCAGAAAATCATTGTAAAAAGAAGAAAAATCCAAAACATGGCTATAAATTCTAAAATGCTGTATGAATAAAGAATATTTGAATGTAATAGCAGCAGATGATGACGAGGGTAATATCATATTCTTTAAAAATATTTTCAAAGGTTTAAAAATAGGAGTAAAGTCTCAGTGCTTCTCCGGAGGAGAGGATCTTATGAAGTATCTTACCAGCAACGGAGCCATTATTCCTGAAATCGTATTCATCAAGTATGATATTCCCGGGAAAAGCTGCATGGAATGTGTGGAAGAGATCAAGTCAGATTCAAGATTCAGTAATATTGTAATTGCGGTATATACCGATCAAATTTCAGAAATCGAAATAGAAGAAATCTTTGTAAGCGGGGCCAACATTTTTATGAGAAAACCGGAGACCTATGAAGGCTTAAAAAAATCACTTACAGAAATCATTACAATAAACTGGCAATACCATACTTCAGGATTGAATAAAGATAATTTTATTATGAAAGTATGATAAATAAAGGCTTTTAAAGTTTTATTTTTTTAAATTCAGGATCGTATTTAATACATACTATTCACAGAAAGGTGAAAATTGTATAACTAATAATTAAAATCATATAAGGCAGAATCCACGTAATATCAGCAATTTTGTAAAAGTAAACATTGCAACACAAATTAGCATATAAAAAGCAGTGGATGACAGAGAATAGATTATTTCATTAGAAATCAAAATATAAGTCACAATGTTAGTTTTAACAAAATGAATTATGTTTATTTCCAACTATAAAGCATAGAAGATCTTTAAACAAAACGGTACAATCATGAAAACTTGAGAGAGTTGAAGGGCATTTATTCGTTTCATTCCCACTTCCTTCAACTTGAACAGTTAGTTTTTATAATAAGCAAGTTGGAAAAATAATTCATTTTGTTTTTTATAATTTATTTTAATAGTCAAGGCAATACATTCAAATCGTATATAAATATTTTCACACCCAATCACAAGATATTATTTCTTGCTATTAAAATAAATTTTTTAAACAGACCAAAAGTAATTTCTTCTAAATAACAGTTTTATAAGGGGGCCGCGGAAAGATTTCTTTTCGCGGTTTTTTTATGAAATTTTACTCCACTTATTTTTTCCTTTGTAGTACCTCAGGTAGTAGTTTTTGATGATCAGGTTGTCAGGATTTGCAAGAAGCGGATCTGTTTCCAGAATCTTATCAACTGTATTTTTTGTCGTTTTAATGATGGCAGAATCATTCACAAGATCCAGTCTTTTGAAATCTACCACTCCGCTTTGCTGTGTTCCCAAAATATCTCCGGGCCCTCTGAGCTGCATATCTACCTCAGATATTTTGAATCCGTCATTTGTTTCAGTCATCGTTTTGATACGGGTTCTGCTCTCCTTGGATAATTTATCAGAAGTCATCAGGATACAGTAACTCTGCTCTGCGCCTCTTCCCACACGTCCCCGCAACTGGTGAAGCTGGGAAAGCCCGAATCTTTCTGAACTTTCTATCACCATTACGGAAGCATTCGGAACATTAACTCCTACTTCAATCACTGTGGTGGCTACCATAATTTCTGCTTTTCCGGAAGCAAAATAATTCATAGCAACATCTTTTTCGGCAGGTTTCATTTTGCCGTGAAGCATTGTGACATTGTAGTCGGAGAATGCATCCATGACATGGTCAAGACCTTCCATCAGATTTTTATAATCCAGCGTTTCAGATTCTTCGATCAGCGGATACACAAAATACACCTGTCTTCCTTTTTTAATCTCGTCCCTGCAGAAATTATACACATATGTTCTGTCTTTTTCACGTCTGTGGGCGGTAATAATCGGTTTTCTTCCTACCGGCATCTCATCAATCACGGAAACATCAAGATCAGAATAAAAACTCATCGCCAGGGTCCTTGGAATAGGCGTTGCAGTCATCACCAGAATATGCGGTGGAATTTTATTTTTAGCCCATAATTTCGCTCTTTGGGCAACCCCAAATCTGTGTTGCTCATCAATAATAGCGAGACCAAGGTTCTTAAACTTTACTTTATCTTCCAAAACAGCATGAGTCCCTACCAACATAGATAATGTTCCATTTTCCAGTTCTTCGTGGATGATCTTTCTTTCCGACGTTTTGGAGGAACCTGTCAGAAGACGCACATTGATGCCGGTTTCTGTTAAAAGATCCTTGATACCGTTGTAGTGCTGCTGGGCAAGAATTTCTGTTGGAGCCATTATACAGCTCTGAAAACCATTGTCCATAGCAATCAGCATGGTCAGTAAAGCCACCATTGTTTTTCCCGATCCCACATCACCCTGGAGTAGCCTGTTCATCTGAACCGGTCTTTTCATATCCAACCGGATTTCTTTTAAAACCCGCTTCTGTGCATTCGTAAGATCAAAAGGAATATGATGATTGTAAAAATTATTAAAATGATCACCCACAACAGGAAACGGATTTCCGGGTGAATGGGTTTTATGATGAAGTTTTTTCAAGGCATATCCCAGCTGAAAAAAGAAAGATTCTTCAAACTTCAGCCTGTTATCTGCTTTTTCAAAATGTTCCATATCTTTTGGGAAATGAATATTTAAAAAAGTATGCTGTCTTGATAAAAATTTGAAAGCTTTTGTAAGATAATCGGGGAAATTTTCTTCGATGAGATGAGGGATTTCTTTACAGATATTCCTTAAAACTGTCTGGAAAAACCTTTGGTTCAGACCTCTTTTAGTAAGTTTTTCTGAACTTGGATAAATGGGTTTCAAACGGTTGTCACCATCTTTATTTTCCTCAGCCTCTATTTCAGGATGAGGCATAGAAAACTGACGGTTAAAAACATTGATCTTTCCGAAAATATAAACTTCCCGGTTGATTGGAATTTGTTCTTTAAGCCATTTTGAATACTGAAACCATACCAGATCCATCGTTCCGGTATCATCATTGAATTTTGCCGAAAGCCTTTTTATTTTGCCATTCTGGATCTCCTGAATCTGCGTGATTCTTCCTTTAAGCTGAATTTCAATACTGCTTTCCTCGAGCTGAGAAATCTTATATACTTTATTCTTATCCAGGTAGCGGATAGGGTAGAAGTTCAGAAGGTCATCCACTGTAGACATCCCTAACACACTTTTAATGAGTTTGGCTCTTTCAGGACCTATTCCTTTGACGTATTCTATGGATGTACCAAGTTCCAGATAATAATTTTACAAATGCGAATATCGTCAAAACTTAGTATAAATAAAAACCTCTTAAAAAAAAAATTAAGAGGTTTTTTGTTAGAATATCGGCTTTTTACCAACATCATTATTATTGAAAAGCGGTGATTTTTATTTTTATAGCCATAGAAAGTTCTTTTTCTAAAATATATTTGTTGATTTTGAAATTACAGCCCAGAGTAGGTGTATTTCCATTTGCTGGCAGTCCGCCGGGATCAAAACCACCACAATTACAACCTGTCAGTTGATTTTGGTCACCGTATCTTACAATAGAGCAGTCATTGGGACATCCTACAATATTAACACAGGTAACCACATGCCCGGGGCCGGGAACAAAAAAATAATCAGGAGAATTTCCGGTGTTCCCTAATGGAAGGAATATAGTGGCCCTTTCCATAGAATTGTTGGTGGCTACTATCCCTAAATAATAATTGCCGATATTGGATTTTGCAATTTTAATATCATCTACCGTAATATTTGGATTAAACCCTTTTATAGCTTCCTGTACTGCTATTTTAAATGCTTCTTTCGGGATTCCAAAGGTCATATTCCCATCCATGTATTTTGCAATAGGAATTTCTGTCAGTTGATTTTTCGATGGACTCATGGCCTGTGGGCTAATAATAGTAGAGATTTTCTCTGTTTTTTGAGCGAGGGAAAATTGATACATAAAAATCAATAGGATCAATTTCAGGATGTTTAAATTTTTCATGATGTCTTTGTTTTTTGGTTAAATAAATATTTGTGGAGTGTTTCTTAACTCTTGAACAAAGGTTAGCATTTATTAAAAGATGACTTAGAGGATTTTTATTGAATTTAAAGGGTGAAAACACTGTATTTAGACTCATGAGCAACGAAAAAAGGCTTCCAGAAACTGAAAGCCTTTATATTTTAAAAAACCTGTGAGGTTTAAAGTTTAATCCTTAATCTTAGATTTGAACTTTTTCTGATAATCCTCCCACTGTTCTCTGGTACGGATTTTTTTGAAAAGATCTTTTGAAATAAATTCTAAATAAGGTTCCAGTTCTTTGGCTGAAAGTTCTCCCTGAAGAATAGTGATAGGACCGCCTTTCTCATCCAGAAATACAGTACTTGGAACAGCACCAACATTCATATATTGAGTAAATTCATGCAAAGAGTTTTTTCCTTTTTGATGTTCCGTATTGTCATTGGAAAATGTTCTTCCAAAAACATCAATAGATTTTTTTTCTTCAGCATTAAACTTTACAGGATAGTAATTTTCATTTAAAATCTGTGCAATGACAGCATGACCGTATGTTTTTTTGTCCATAATCTTACATGGGGCACACCAGTCTGCATAGAAATCAACCAGAATTTTTTTAGGATTTTCTTTTTGGGCTTTTATAGCTTCCTCAATAGTCATCCATTTTACCTGAGCAAAACTGAAATTTACTAAAAGTAGAAGTATTATGCTTATAATTTTCTTCATAATTTGATATTTACGTAAAAATAAGCATAATATCGCTTACTTTATTTTACCTCCTGCATTAATTTTTTCACGAACGGAGATATCAAAATTAATACCACACCGGCAATTACCGCATATAATCCCAATTGTTTATATCCATCAGTATAAGTGATTAAAACATCATAGTTGGTAGAACCTTCTTTTGCTGTGGCAAGTCCGGCCCCGATGATTCCAGCAACATACTGTCCGTAAGCGGAAGCCAGGAACCACATTCCCATCATCATTCCCTGAAGGTTTTTGGTGGAAAGCTTCGTCATAATCGATAATCCGATAGGTGACAGACACAATTCCCCAAGAGTGATAACCAATAATGCCAATGTGAAAAAGTTCAGTGAGGTTATCCCCTGAAGATCAGCAAAAAGTCTGGTGGCAAATAAAACATAATATCCGATACCAAGGAAAATGAATCCCAGACCGAATTTCACGATCGTATTAGGTTCAATTTTTCTTTTGCTCAGCCATAGCCAGAGCAGTCCGATAAGTGGAGCAAGGAATATAATAAAAAATGCACCTCCTGAGTTATTGACACCATTCGGATCCAGTCCAAAAAGATCTTTATTCAGGTTTTTAGCCGCGAAAATGCTTAAAGAACCGCCGCTCTGTTCATAAATTCCCCAGAATATAATAGAGAATATAATGAAAACTAAAGCCGCCCAAAGTTTTTTACGTTCAGATGGTGTTACTTTGGACATTTCATAAAACAGATAGATCAATGTCAAAGGCCCGATGGTCCACATAAAATAATCTGTGTATTCCGTTTTGGCAACCATTTTCATGATAATTGGAACGAAAATCAGAGATAAAACATATACTCCATATTCTTTCCATTTTGGGATTGGAGCCGATTTTACTTCTGCCAAAGGATGCCCCGGCTGAAGACCTATTGTACCCAGTGTTTTTTGGGTGAAAACAAAATTGATAAGGCTGATGACCATCACTACTGACGCAAGTCCAAAAGCAATATTCCATCTCATTCCCTCCGGAATTGTATCTCCTAAAATTTCTCCTTTACCAATGGCAATACAGAAATATCCTCCCAGTAAAGCTCCCAGGTTGATTCCTGCATAAAAAAGAGAGAATCCTGCATCAGCTCTTGAATCGTTAGGTTTATAAAGCTGGCCTACCATAGATGAGATATTGGGTTTGAAAAAACCTGTTCCTACTACGGTAAATGCGATTCCTAAGAAGAAAAACTTATGCGGATCCGTGGCGAGGATTAAACTTCCCACAATCATCAGAAGTCCACCCCAAAAGAGGGATTTTCTGAATCCGAGAATCTTATCAGCGAAAAGACCGCCAACGAAAGTAAAGGCATATACGAATGCCTGGGTAGCGCCATATTGAAGATTAGCTTCCTTTTCGTGGAAATTAAGCTGTGAGATCATAAAGAAAACCAGCATTCCACGCATTCCGTAGAAACAGAAACGTTCCCACATTTCAGAGAAAAACAGGCTCCAGATCTGTCTGGGATATTTTCCTTTGAAATTTTGTATTTCATCTAGAGTTAAGCTCATAATTATATATGATAATTTTAATTAGGGGTTTTTATTATTGTTTTGATCCAGTTCAAAACGAATTCTGTCCTGATCAATGATTTCTTTTAATTCTTCTTCTTTTGGAAGGTACAGTAGATATTTGCTTGTAAACAGATTGTTTTTATCATTCAGTACGGAATATTTTACGATAGTTTCATCTTTTTCTGAACATAGCAGAATTCCGAAGGTCGGATTATTGTCTTTTCAAATGCCGGTAATTCCAGTTATTCTGAATAGCTTCATCGAAATAACAGTTCATTTTATCAATGTGATCAAGTCTTATAACTAATCTGTAATGGGGGCAGCTCAATTGTTGACGTAACGCATCAACAGTTTGATGAAACGTACGCATATTGGAAAGATTGGTATGATTAAAACCTTTTCCAAATTCTAAAGAAAGTTTCTGAGATAAGTTTTTTAATGCATACTTTCCGTATTCAGCGCGTTCTTTTCCCTGTTGTTCATCTTCTACTATCAGTTGTCTGATCTGCCAGTACGTAAGCCGTAAAGCAGAATTCGCTATCCGAAACACTTTTTGGCACGACTGTCTAATAATTTCCTTTACGGATTGAAATAAAGAATCTTCGGAAATTTCCATCATACGAAAATAAAAAAAACCTCTGACTTAGCAGAGGTTTTATTGTATTTATTGATGTGGTTATTTTACACCGTGCATCATTTTCTTTAAGATTGGAGAAATTAGTGCTAAAATAACAGCTGCAATACCACAAAGTACTACGAATACCATAAAGAATTCGAATAAGTTATGGATCTCAAATCCTGCAAATGTAGGATTGTGCAACGGTAGCTGAGCTTTCTCAAACGCTGCTGCCTGATCAGCAGTCAATGTTACTTTTTTATCTAAAACATCCTGAAGATTTACTCCTATTTCCTGTGCTTTGGTAAACTTATCACCTGTTGCCGGGATAAGAGCTCCCAATGAACCTGCCAAAGCATACCCTGCAGCATTAGAAATAAAGAAAACACCATATAATAAAGAGGCAAATCTCTTTGGAGCCAGTTTACCAACTAATGACAAACCGATTGGAGATAGACAAAGTTCACCACAAGTCTGGATGAAATAAAGAAGCATTAACCATTTTATAGCTAATAATCCTGAGTTTCCAAGATCTTTTACGTTGTGTGCGATGATAAAATAAGAAAGAGCGATCAATGCTAATCCCATTGCCTGTTTGAATGGAGATACGGGCTCTCTTCCTTTTGTTCTTAATTTATCCCATGTTAAACTGAATGGAACAGCTAATAGAACAACGAAGATACCGTTGAAGATCTGAACCATTGAAGGGGGCATATTCCATCCGAAAATGTTTCTGTCTGTCTGGTTATCTGCGATAAATGTTAATGAAGATCCTGCCTGCTCGAAAGCTGCCCAGAAGAAAATGATAAAGAATGATACGATATAAATTACCCAAATTCTCTGTCTTTCTATTTTGTTTTCCGCAGAACTCATGATAAGGAAGGCCAGGGAAATACCAGCTGCATAAATGAAAGGATAAATAACTCCTTTGATCAGCTGACCCATTTCTACAGCTTTAAACCCTAATTCTCCTACCAATAAATATCGGAAAGCGAAGAATAAAATAACAAACATAACTCCAGTGATTCCTAAAGATGTTCCTGTGAATTTTGCTGTCTGGGTTTCTCCTTCTTCGAAGTCTGCGCTTGTATTGTTCTTTGGTAACCCACCGATAGGTCTTCCTTCCGGAGTTACTACATATTTATTTTTAAGAATAAAGAATGTGATGGTACCAATGACCATAGCAATGGAAGCGGCTAAGAATCCCCATTTAAAAGCAAAAATATCTCTTACTCCAGTGGTTGCATCTTTCACATCTCCAACATATGGACAGATGAACTGTCCTAAAAATGCTCCGATGTTAATTCCCATATAGAAAATGGTGAAAGCAGAGTCCAGTTTGGATTTTTCCTGCTTAGGATAAAGGCTTCCCACCATTGATGAAATATTGGGCTTGAAAAATCCGTTACCGAAAATGATAACAAATAAAGCAGACCACATAATCATTTTAGAACCGCCTAAGTCCGTA includes:
- the dapA gene encoding 4-hydroxy-tetrahydrodipicolinate synthase, giving the protein MSILKGVGVALVTPFNEDLSVDFDSLTKLVEYNIENGTNYLVVLGTTAEAATLSDEEKKQVIEHIIKVNNKRLPLVLGIGGNNTLEVKKQIEETDLFAFEAVLSVSPYYNKPNQEGLYQHYKVLASTGKNIIIYNVPSRTGQNVDAETTLRLANEFPNLFMIKEAAPSILQYFDILRKKPEGFSLVSGDDEYTLPVTLAGGNGVISVIGQGYPKEFSTMVQLAFEGKVKEAYEIHNKLVEITRLIFAEGNPCGIKVILTEKGIIKNYLRLPLVPASEGLYAKIKAEMSKI
- a CDS encoding GNAT family N-acetyltransferase; translation: MKLIAATGKDIPLIQDLARRSWENAYAEILSQEQMDYMLSEMYSEAEIGKHLMSPDYHYYLLQDENNGTYEGFIGYEHHYEAGVTKLHRIYLVPESKGKGFGKSALQFLNDKVSENGDQRIILNVNKHNAARDFYESQGYTVYGEGIFDIGNGFVMDDFLMEFLIHK
- a CDS encoding helix-turn-helix domain-containing protein, with amino-acid sequence MKMYVKFDFNALCKKVLDEKLKEHGLKYRLLNFGEVEFYEPITQEQHNLFKKNLKDYGIEIIESQKTALVQKIKDVIVELVFSENAVPIKASIYIAEKLNHSYGYLSNLFSEVAYTSIENFIILQKIEYAKELILNNKQSLTEIAHKLNYSSVAHLSTQFKNTTGITPSQFQKIIVKRRKIQNMAINSKMLYE
- a CDS encoding response regulator; the protein is MNKEYLNVIAADDDEGNIIFFKNIFKGLKIGVKSQCFSGGEDLMKYLTSNGAIIPEIVFIKYDIPGKSCMECVEEIKSDSRFSNIVIAVYTDQISEIEIEEIFVSGANIFMRKPETYEGLKKSLTEIITINWQYHTSGLNKDNFIMKV
- the recG gene encoding ATP-dependent DNA helicase RecG, which translates into the protein MELGTSIEYVKGIGPERAKLIKSVLGMSTVDDLLNFYPIRYLDKNKVYKISQLEESSIEIQLKGRITQIQEIQNGKIKRLSAKFNDDTGTMDLVWFQYSKWLKEQIPINREVYIFGKINVFNRQFSMPHPEIEAEENKDGDNRLKPIYPSSEKLTKRGLNQRFFQTVLRNICKEIPHLIEENFPDYLTKAFKFLSRQHTFLNIHFPKDMEHFEKADNRLKFEESFFFQLGYALKKLHHKTHSPGNPFPVVGDHFNNFYNHHIPFDLTNAQKRVLKEIRLDMKRPVQMNRLLQGDVGSGKTMVALLTMLIAMDNGFQSCIMAPTEILAQQHYNGIKDLLTETGINVRLLTGSSKTSERKIIHEELENGTLSMLVGTHAVLEDKVKFKNLGLAIIDEQHRFGVAQRAKLWAKNKIPPHILVMTATPIPRTLAMSFYSDLDVSVIDEMPVGRKPIITAHRREKDRTYVYNFCRDEIKKGRQVYFVYPLIEESETLDYKNLMEGLDHVMDAFSDYNVTMLHGKMKPAEKDVAMNYFASGKAEIMVATTVIEVGVNVPNASVMVIESSERFGLSQLHQLRGRVGRGAEQSYCILMTSDKLSKESRTRIKTMTETNDGFKISEVDMQLRGPGDILGTQQSGVVDFKRLDLVNDSAIIKTTKNTVDKILETDPLLANPDNLIIKNYYLRYYKGKNKWSKIS
- a CDS encoding thioredoxin family protein is translated as MKKIISIILLLLVNFSFAQVKWMTIEEAIKAQKENPKKILVDFYADWCAPCKIMDKKTYGHAVIAQILNENYYPVKFNAEEKKSIDVFGRTFSNDNTEHQKGKNSLHEFTQYMNVGAVPSTVFLDEKGGPITILQGELSAKELEPYLEFISKDLFKKIRTREQWEDYQKKFKSKIKD
- a CDS encoding peptide MFS transporter, producing MSLTLDEIQNFKGKYPRQIWSLFFSEMWERFCFYGMRGMLVFFMISQLNFHEKEANLQYGATQAFVYAFTFVGGLFADKILGFRKSLFWGGLLMIVGSLILATDPHKFFFLGIAFTVVGTGFFKPNISSMVGQLYKPNDSRADAGFSLFYAGINLGALLGGYFCIAIGKGEILGDTIPEGMRWNIAFGLASVVMVISLINFVFTQKTLGTIGLQPGHPLAEVKSAPIPKWKEYGVYVLSLIFVPIIMKMVAKTEYTDYFMWTIGPLTLIYLFYEMSKVTPSERKKLWAALVFIIFSIIFWGIYEQSGGSLSIFAAKNLNKDLFGLDPNGVNNSGGAFFIIFLAPLIGLLWLWLSKRKIEPNTIVKFGLGFIFLGIGYYVLFATRLFADLQGITSLNFFTLALLVITLGELCLSPIGLSIMTKLSTKNLQGMMMGMWFLASAYGQYVAGIIGAGLATAKEGSTNYDVLITYTDGYKQLGLYAVIAGVVLILISPFVKKLMQEVK
- a CDS encoding PDDEXK nuclease domain-containing protein, producing the protein MLLCSEKDETIVKYSVLNDKNNLFTSKYLLYLPKEEELKEIIDQDRIRFELDQNNNKNP
- a CDS encoding DUF1016 N-terminal domain-containing protein, with protein sequence MMEISEDSLFQSVKEIIRQSCQKVFRIANSALRLTYWQIRQLIVEDEQQGKERAEYGKYALKNLSQKLSLEFGKGFNHTNLSNMRTFHQTVDALRQQLSCPHYRLVIRLDHIDKMNCYFDEAIQNNWNYRHLKRQ
- a CDS encoding peptide MFS transporter, with the translated sequence MDNIEALSPKPDEFVENKNSRHPKGLWVLFGTEMWERFNFYGMRALLTLFMVNSLLIKEADAAIIYGGFLALCYLTPLLGGFIADKYIGNRNAILIGGSLMAIGQFLLFISASTFSTDLGGSKMIMWSALFVIIFGNGFFKPNISSMVGSLYPKQEKSKLDSAFTIFYMGINIGAFLGQFICPYVGDVKDATTGVRDIFAFKWGFLAASIAMVIGTITFFILKNKYVVTPEGRPIGGLPKNNTSADFEEGETQTAKFTGTSLGITGVMFVILFFAFRYLLVGELGFKAVEMGQLIKGVIYPFIYAAGISLAFLIMSSAENKIERQRIWVIYIVSFFIIFFWAAFEQAGSSLTFIADNQTDRNIFGWNMPPSMVQIFNGIFVVLLAVPFSLTWDKLRTKGREPVSPFKQAMGLALIALSYFIIAHNVKDLGNSGLLAIKWLMLLYFIQTCGELCLSPIGLSLVGKLAPKRFASLLYGVFFISNAAGYALAGSLGALIPATGDKFTKAQEIGVNLQDVLDKKVTLTADQAAAFEKAQLPLHNPTFAGFEIHNLFEFFMVFVVLCGIAAVILALISPILKKMMHGVK